Within the Aeromicrobium sp. Root236 genome, the region CGCCGGGTCCGATCCCGATGACCCGGATGCGCCTCATCCCCTGCCCTTCATGACAGAGTCTCGAGGTCGCCCTCGATGTCGAGGTCCGATCCCGATGACCCGGATGTGCCTCATCCCCGGTCCTCGAGGTCACCCTCGATGTCGAGGTAGACCTGCTGCATCGCAGCGAGCACCTCGGGATCGGGATCGGCCCACAGGTCGCGGTCGGCGGCCTCGTTGAGCCGCTCGATGATGCCGCGCAGCGCCCAGGGGTTGGCGTCCTTCATGAACGCCTGGTTGTCCTCGTCGAGCACGTACTCCTTGGCGAGCGTCTCGTACATCCAGTCGTGCACGACGCCGGTCGTCGCGTCGAAGCCGTAGAGGTAGTCGACTGTCGCGGCGAGCTCGAACGCGCCCTTGTAGCCGTGCCGCTGCATCGCGCCGATCCACCGCGGGTTGACGACGCGGGCACGGAACACCCTCGTCGTCTCCTCCTGCAGGGTCCGCGTGCGTACGGCATCGGGTGTCGTCGAGTCGCCCACGTACGCCTTGGGGTCCGCGCCGGTCAGCGCGCGGACCGTCGCGACCATGCCGCCGTGGTACTGGAAGTAGTCGTCGGAGTCGGCGATGTCGTGCTCGCGGGTGTCGATGTTCTTGGCCGCGACCGCGATGCGCTTGTAGTTGGCCCGCATGTCGTCGGCCGCCGGAGCGCCGTCGAGGTCGCGCCCGTACGCGAAGCCGCCCCACGCGGTGTAGACCTCGGCGAGGTCCTTGTCGTCACGCCAGTTGCCGGCTTCGATGACCTGCAGGATGCCCGCGCCGTACGACCCGGGCTTCGAGCCGAAGATGCGGGTCGTGGCCCGACGCTGGTCGCCGTGATCGGCGAGATCGCGCTGGGCGTGCGCGCGTACGTAGTTCTGGTCGTCGGGCTCGTCGAGCTCGGCGACCTGGCGGATCGCGTCGTCGAGGATGCCGATGACGTGCGGGAACGCGTCGCGGAAGAAGCCGGAGATGCGGACCGTCACGTCGATGCGCGGCCGCCCGAGCTCCTCGAGGGGCACGACCCGCAAGCCGTTGACCCGGCGGGAGGCCGGATCCCACTCGGGCTCGACCCCGATCAGTGCGAGGACCTCGGCGATGTCGTCGCCGGACGTACGCATCGCGGAGGTGCCCCAGACCGAGAGGCCGACGGAGCGGGGGTAGTCGCCGGTGTCGGCGAGGTGGCGCTCGATCAGCGAGTCGGCCATGGCGCGGCCGGTCTCCCAGGCGAGGCGAGAGGGCACGGCCTTGGGGTCGACGGTGTAGAAGTTGCGGCCGGTCGGCAGCACGTTGACGAGTCCCCGCAGCGGCGAGCCCGAGGGTCCGGCGGGGATGAAGCCGCCCTCGAGGGCGTGCAGCACGTGGTCCAGCTCGTCGGTCGTCTTGGCCAGGCGCGGCACGACCTCGGTGGCGGCGAACTCCAGGACCCGCACGACGTCGGGCACGTCGGTGAGGCTGCGGGCCGTGGCGACGTCCCAGTCAGCATCCTCCATGCCCTGGATCAGTGCGCGCGCCTGGCTCTCGATCTCGTCGATCGCGCCGAGCTGGGAGTCCTCCTTGAGGCCGAGCGCGGCGCGCAGACCGGGGACAGCGCCGGTCTCGCCGCCCCAGATCTGGCTCGCGCGCAGGATCGAGAGCACGAGGTTGACCCGCGCCTCGCCCTGGGGAGCCTGGCCGAGCACGTGCAGGCCGTCGCGGATCTGGGCGTCCTTGATCTCGCACAGCCAGCCGTCGACGTTGAAGATGAAGTCGTCGAAGTCGTCCTCGTCCGGGATGTCGTCGAGACCGAGGTCGCGGTGCATCTCCGCGGCCCGCATGTGGGTCCAGATCTGCGAACGGATCGCCGGCAGCTTGGCCGGGTCCATCGCGGCGATGTTGGCGTACTCGTCGAGCAGCTGCTCGAGCTTGGCGATGTCACCGTACGACTCGGCGCGGGCCATGGGCGGGATCAGGTGGTCGACGATCGTGGCATGCGCGCGGCGCTTGGCCTGTGCACCCTCGCCGGGATCGTTGACGAGGAACGGATAGATCAGGGGCAGGTTGCCGATGGCTGCGTCGGTGCCGCAGGACGCCGAGAGCGCGGCGTTCTTGCCCGGCAGCCACTCCATCGAGCCGTGCTTGCCGAGGTGCACGACGGCGTGGGCGCCGAACTCGTCCTCGACCCAGCGATAGGCGGCCAGGTAGTGGTGCGAGGGCGCCATGTCCGGGTCGTGGTAGATCGCGACGGGGTTCTCGCCGTAGCCGCGTGGCGGCTGGATCATCAGCACGATGTTGCCGGCGCGGATCGTGGCGAGCACGATCTCCTGGTCGTCGTTGACGAACAGCTGACCCGGGGCCGGGCCCCATGCCTCGAGCATCGCCTCACGCAGGTCGGGGTGGAAGCCGTCGAACCACGCGGCGTACTGCGCAGCGGGGATGCGCACGTGACTCTCGGTGAGCTGCACCTGGGTGAGCCACTCCTCGTCCTGCCCACCGGCGGCGATGAGCGCGTGGATCAGCGCGTTGCCGGCCTCGGTCAGGTCGTCGAGCTCCAGGCCCGGGATCTCACCCGGAGCGCCGAGGTCGTAGCCCGCGTCGCGCATCTCGCGCAGCAGTCGGATGGTCGAGACGGGGGTGTCGAGCCCGACGGCGTTGCCGACCCGGCTGTGCTTGGTCGGGTAGGCCGACAGCATCAGCACGACCTTGCGCTCCGACGGTGGCGTGTGGCGGAGGCGCGCGTGCGCGACCGCGATGCCGGCGACCCGGGCGCATCGCTCGGGGTCCGCGACGTAGCGCGGCAGGCCGTCCTCGTCGATCTCCTTGAACGAGAACGGCGCCGTGATGATGCGGCCGTCGAACTCCGGGATCGCGATCTGGTTGGCCGAGTCGAGCGGCGTGACGCCGTCGTCGGACGCCGCCCAGTCCTCGCGGCTCGAGGTCAGGCAGAGCCCTTGGAGGATCGGGATGTCGAGGGCCTTCATGCGCTCGACGTCCCACGACTCGTCGTCGCCGCCGGCGCTGACGGTGCCCGGCTTGGTGCCGCCGGCCGCGAGCACCGTGACGATCAGCGCGTCGAGCTTGGCCAGCTCGGTGAACAGCTCGTCGGGCGCGGCGCGCAGCGACGAGGAGAAGATCGGGACGCCGTACGCCTCACCCGTCGCGTCGATCGCGTCGGCGAGCTGGTGCGCGAACGCGCTGTTGCCGGAGGCCTCGTGCGCCCGGTAGTAAAGGACGCCGACTTTCGCCTTGCGCGAGTGGGGGTCGGGGGACTTTCCAGCCTTGTCCAAGACTTTCGAGGGGCGGGTCGCGAGGCCCCACTCGGGCAGGACGGCCGGCGGCTCGAAGCCCTCACCGGTCAGCAGGACCGTGTCGGACAGGAAGGCGTGCAGCTGGCCGAGGTTGGCCGGCCCGCCCTCGGCGAGATAGCGGTGCGCCTCGGCAGCCGTACCCACAGGGACAGTCGACAGCTCCATCAGCTCGGCGCTGGGAGTCTGCTCACCGCCGAGCACGACCACGGGACGCTGGCCGACGTACGGCAGCACCAGCTTCTGCACGTCGTCGGCGGAGCCCAGCACGCGCGCGACCACCAGGTCGACGTCGGTCAGGTCAGGCACGCCGCGCACGGGGTTGGCGAGGACGTAGTCCGCACCACTCGCGCGGGCCGACAGCAGGTCGGTGTCGGACGTGGACAGCAACGCGATGCGCGTCATGTTCCTCCTCGGGGTTCTCGCCCCTGTGGTGGGAAATCGCCGCGGCCAGTGTCTGGCTTTAACAGTGGCGGAACCGCCCCGGATTCACACCGGAGTTCCTGGATCTCCGCGGCAAGCGGATGCGGCTCAGCCTACCGGCTGCCGTCGTGGTGCAATCGACGCGTGATCACCGAGCATGCGCTGCTGCCCGTCATCAGCGGTCGGGAGGACGAGTTCGAGAGCGCGCTGGCTGAGGCGACGCCGATCATCGCCTCGATGCCGGGCTTTCGCGGCCTCACCGTCTCGCGCAGCATCGAGTCGCCCAGCACGTACCTCCTGCTCGTCGAGTGGGACACCCTCGAGGACCACACCGAGGGCTTCCGCGGTTCGCCGGAGTACGAGCGGTGGCGTGCCCTCCTGCACCGGTTCTACGACCCGTTCCCCGTCGTCGAGCACTTCGAGCTCGTCATCAGCAGTCCGGTCGCTCGATAGGGTCGGTGCATGACTGAGCGCATCGAAGCCGAACGCCTCATCCCGGCCTCGGCGGCCGATGTCTTCGCGGTCCTGTGCGACCCCCAGGGCCATGTCGCGATCGACGCCTCCGGCATGCTGCAGGACGCCGATGGCGACGTCGTCGAGGCAGTCGGCGACACGTTCGTCGTCCACATGGACCGGGAGTCGCTCAACGACATCCCCGACTATGGCAAGTACGACGTCACGGTCACGATCGAGGAGTTCGAACGTGATCGCCTGATCGCATGGTCGATCCTCGGCAAGGTCCGTCCCGGCATGGGCCACACCTACGGCTATCGCCTCGAGCCGGCCGACGGCGGCACCCTCGTCACCTCGTTCTACGACTGGTCGAACGTCAGCCAGGACTGGAAGGACTCCGGCATCTTC harbors:
- the cobN gene encoding cobaltochelatase subunit CobN, whose amino-acid sequence is MTRIALLSTSDTDLLSARASGADYVLANPVRGVPDLTDVDLVVARVLGSADDVQKLVLPYVGQRPVVVLGGEQTPSAELMELSTVPVGTAAEAHRYLAEGGPANLGQLHAFLSDTVLLTGEGFEPPAVLPEWGLATRPSKVLDKAGKSPDPHSRKAKVGVLYYRAHEASGNSAFAHQLADAIDATGEAYGVPIFSSSLRAAPDELFTELAKLDALIVTVLAAGGTKPGTVSAGGDDESWDVERMKALDIPILQGLCLTSSREDWAASDDGVTPLDSANQIAIPEFDGRIITAPFSFKEIDEDGLPRYVADPERCARVAGIAVAHARLRHTPPSERKVVLMLSAYPTKHSRVGNAVGLDTPVSTIRLLREMRDAGYDLGAPGEIPGLELDDLTEAGNALIHALIAAGGQDEEWLTQVQLTESHVRIPAAQYAAWFDGFHPDLREAMLEAWGPAPGQLFVNDDQEIVLATIRAGNIVLMIQPPRGYGENPVAIYHDPDMAPSHHYLAAYRWVEDEFGAHAVVHLGKHGSMEWLPGKNAALSASCGTDAAIGNLPLIYPFLVNDPGEGAQAKRRAHATIVDHLIPPMARAESYGDIAKLEQLLDEYANIAAMDPAKLPAIRSQIWTHMRAAEMHRDLGLDDIPDEDDFDDFIFNVDGWLCEIKDAQIRDGLHVLGQAPQGEARVNLVLSILRASQIWGGETGAVPGLRAALGLKEDSQLGAIDEIESQARALIQGMEDADWDVATARSLTDVPDVVRVLEFAATEVVPRLAKTTDELDHVLHALEGGFIPAGPSGSPLRGLVNVLPTGRNFYTVDPKAVPSRLAWETGRAMADSLIERHLADTGDYPRSVGLSVWGTSAMRTSGDDIAEVLALIGVEPEWDPASRRVNGLRVVPLEELGRPRIDVTVRISGFFRDAFPHVIGILDDAIRQVAELDEPDDQNYVRAHAQRDLADHGDQRRATTRIFGSKPGSYGAGILQVIEAGNWRDDKDLAEVYTAWGGFAYGRDLDGAPAADDMRANYKRIAVAAKNIDTREHDIADSDDYFQYHGGMVATVRALTGADPKAYVGDSTTPDAVRTRTLQEETTRVFRARVVNPRWIGAMQRHGYKGAFELAATVDYLYGFDATTGVVHDWMYETLAKEYVLDEDNQAFMKDANPWALRGIIERLNEAADRDLWADPDPEVLAAMQQVYLDIEGDLEDRG
- a CDS encoding antibiotic biosynthesis monooxygenase: MITEHALLPVISGREDEFESALAEATPIIASMPGFRGLTVSRSIESPSTYLLLVEWDTLEDHTEGFRGSPEYERWRALLHRFYDPFPVVEHFELVISSPVAR
- a CDS encoding SRPBCC family protein; its protein translation is MTERIEAERLIPASAADVFAVLCDPQGHVAIDASGMLQDADGDVVEAVGDTFVVHMDRESLNDIPDYGKYDVTVTIEEFERDRLIAWSILGKVRPGMGHTYGYRLEPADGGTLVTSFYDWSNVSQDWKDSGIFPVVSVTNLSGTLGILDRTVRRGYARG